The Methylobacterium currus genome contains a region encoding:
- a CDS encoding DUF6505 family protein, producing the protein MSLKLPRTLRLDPSDTLVFPHAAPPGEWAVTGSFLFLDEDPAALAGKDRAAFRAGFLGIASFGFSTLVVVSQASAAERDAATEALAAQFQARLGAPDRASALAAAREEIAVAESLCGPPVGTVLALHRTLEDGEIRERFRALRPREDAVPGTDRRHAYARAFDFYETDEAPEERVDLAGLLDGKP; encoded by the coding sequence GTGAGCCTCAAGCTTCCCCGCACCCTGCGGCTCGACCCCTCCGATACCCTGGTCTTCCCCCACGCCGCCCCGCCCGGCGAGTGGGCGGTGACCGGCAGCTTCCTGTTCCTCGACGAGGATCCGGCGGCCTTGGCCGGCAAGGACCGCGCGGCATTCCGGGCCGGCTTCCTCGGCATCGCGTCCTTCGGCTTCTCGACTCTGGTGGTGGTGAGCCAGGCGAGCGCGGCCGAGCGCGACGCCGCGACCGAGGCGCTGGCGGCGCAATTCCAGGCCCGCCTCGGCGCGCCGGACCGGGCGAGCGCGCTTGCGGCCGCCCGCGAGGAGATCGCGGTGGCCGAATCGCTCTGCGGCCCGCCGGTCGGCACGGTGCTGGCCCTGCACCGGACGCTGGAGGACGGCGAGATCCGCGAGCGGTTCCGGGCTCTGCGCCCGCGGGAGGATGCGGTCCCCGGCACCGACCGGCGCCACGCCTATGCCCGTGCCTTCGATTTCTACGAGACCGACGAGGCGCCCGAGGAGCGGGTCGACCTCGCGGGCCTGCTCGACGGCAAGCCGTGA
- a CDS encoding biotin/lipoate--protein ligase family protein, translated as MRAGNAISLMTFADPSGLMLPPAFRPLRLTATAGTAHDRARALAEGDDEAAGTLVVGGRPGTVEVAVVLAPEEPLSVARLVGLVGLTALAEAVGSHAPPDKPVTLDAAGTLHFDRARLGGGRLAWPEGCAEDAVPGWLVFSAMLIASKREAGDPGHTPESTSLEEEGFETGADALVESFARHLLRGLALWAEDGPAAALARARTTLDADPATLHLDGTGWFDPSRGGPRL; from the coding sequence GTGCGCGCAGGCAACGCCATCTCCCTCATGACCTTCGCGGATCCTTCCGGCCTGATGCTGCCTCCCGCCTTCCGGCCGCTGCGCCTGACGGCGACGGCCGGTACGGCGCATGACCGGGCCCGGGCCCTCGCCGAGGGCGACGACGAGGCCGCCGGCACCCTGGTGGTCGGCGGGCGGCCGGGTACCGTCGAGGTCGCGGTGGTCCTGGCGCCCGAGGAACCGTTATCCGTGGCCCGCCTGGTCGGTCTCGTCGGCCTCACCGCCCTGGCCGAGGCGGTCGGCAGCCACGCCCCGCCCGACAAGCCGGTGACGCTCGACGCGGCCGGCACCCTGCATTTCGACCGGGCCCGCCTCGGCGGCGGGCGTCTGGCCTGGCCCGAGGGCTGCGCCGAGGATGCGGTTCCGGGCTGGCTGGTCTTCTCCGCCATGCTGATCGCCTCGAAGCGCGAGGCCGGCGATCCCGGCCACACCCCCGAATCGACATCCCTGGAGGAGGAGGGGTTCGAGACCGGCGCCGATGCGCTCGTCGAGAGCTTCGCCCGCCACCTGCTGCGCGGGCTCGCGCTCTGGGCCGAGGACGGCCCCGCGGCGGCCCTCGCGCGGGCCCGCACCACCCTCGACGCCGATCCCGCGACGCTCCACCTCGACGGCACCGGCTGGTTCGACCCGTCCCGGGGAGGTCCGCGCCTGTGA
- a CDS encoding transporter substrate-binding domain-containing protein, with amino-acid sequence MGAGAKTSRWVTGAMLALAATQALAADEPSRLDQVIERKVLNICTTGDYRPFSYRPDGANDFVGIDIDLGRSLAKSLDAEAVFIQTKWSNLLADFKAKCDVAMSGISVTLPRQREAFFSDMYLVNGKAPIVRCDDVSKYQTTEAINQPATRVVVNPGGTNEKFARANLAKAQIQLFPDNRVIWQEIAQGRADVMVAESVEVKLQQTLHPGLCAVNPDQPLQYGEMGFLLPRGDTVFKAYVDQWLHLAKASGEFDRIFNANMK; translated from the coding sequence ATGGGCGCGGGTGCGAAGACGTCGCGGTGGGTGACGGGTGCGATGCTGGCGCTCGCGGCGACGCAGGCCCTCGCGGCCGATGAGCCCTCGCGCCTCGACCAGGTCATCGAGCGCAAGGTCCTGAACATCTGCACGACCGGCGACTACCGGCCGTTCTCGTACCGCCCCGACGGCGCCAACGACTTCGTCGGCATCGACATCGATCTCGGCCGCTCCCTCGCCAAGTCGCTCGATGCCGAGGCGGTCTTCATCCAGACCAAGTGGTCGAACCTGCTCGCCGACTTCAAGGCGAAGTGCGACGTCGCGATGAGCGGCATCTCGGTGACGCTGCCGCGCCAGCGCGAGGCCTTCTTCAGCGACATGTACCTCGTCAACGGCAAGGCGCCGATCGTGCGCTGCGACGACGTCTCCAAGTACCAGACGACGGAGGCGATCAACCAGCCCGCGACCCGCGTCGTCGTCAACCCGGGAGGCACCAACGAGAAATTCGCCCGCGCCAACCTCGCCAAGGCGCAGATCCAGCTCTTCCCGGACAACCGCGTCATCTGGCAGGAGATCGCTCAGGGGCGCGCCGACGTGATGGTCGCCGAGTCGGTCGAGGTAAAGCTGCAACAGACGCTGCATCCGGGCCTCTGCGCGGTGAACCCCGACCAGCCGCTCCAATACGGCGAGATGGGCTTCCTGCTGCCGCGCGGCGACACGGTGTTCAAGGCCTATGTCGACCAGTGGCTGCACCTGGCGAAGGCGTCGGGCGAGTTCGACCGGATCTTCAATGCCAACATGAAATGA
- a CDS encoding molybdopterin-binding protein, whose product MPVAEAVAALAALARPVAAVETGTAEAGGTVAARDIVVGTGRPEARTALRDGWAVSAAAIVGASPYAPVRLARAPAWVEAGAPLPADADALLPPEAVPPEAVPPEAVPPEAAGGEPLEIEVEVAAGEGTRAPGAEMPSGARLVMAGERVTALQALALAAAGLAQLTVRRPRLRLLAAVPDTLTPLLGAWIAARGGVAEPAARPAEVDPLADAILAPGADAVVVIGGTGLGRRDITASALARAGRLHAHGIALRPGESAGFGEAAGRPVLLLPGRPDATLAAWLALGRPLLAALAGAGPETTPTLPLTRKVASVIGLTEAVFLHRTASGVEPLGGAEIPLHRLARADAALLVPPAHEGYPAGTAVEVLPL is encoded by the coding sequence ATGCCCGTCGCCGAGGCCGTGGCGGCGCTCGCCGCCCTGGCGCGTCCGGTCGCGGCCGTGGAGACGGGGACGGCCGAGGCCGGGGGCACCGTGGCTGCGCGGGACATCGTGGTCGGAACCGGCCGGCCGGAGGCGCGGACCGCCTTGCGTGACGGCTGGGCGGTGAGCGCCGCCGCGATCGTCGGCGCCTCGCCCTACGCGCCGGTGCGGCTCGCCCGTGCCCCCGCCTGGGTCGAGGCCGGTGCGCCGCTGCCCGCCGACGCCGACGCCCTGCTGCCGCCAGAGGCGGTGCCGCCAGAGGCGGTGCCGCCAGAGGCGGTGCCGCCGGAGGCGGCCGGTGGCGAGCCGCTGGAGATCGAGGTCGAGGTCGCCGCAGGGGAGGGAACGCGGGCTCCCGGCGCCGAAATGCCGTCCGGCGCGCGCCTCGTCATGGCGGGCGAGCGGGTGACCGCGCTGCAGGCCCTCGCCCTCGCCGCGGCCGGACTCGCGCAGCTGACGGTGCGCCGGCCACGCCTGCGGCTCCTCGCGGCGGTGCCCGACACCCTCACGCCGCTGCTCGGCGCCTGGATCGCCGCCCGCGGCGGCGTCGCCGAACCGGCGGCGCGGCCGGCGGAGGTCGATCCCCTCGCCGACGCCATCCTGGCGCCCGGCGCCGACGCCGTGGTGGTGATCGGCGGGACCGGACTGGGACGGCGTGACATCACCGCCTCGGCGCTCGCACGGGCCGGACGCCTCCATGCCCACGGCATCGCCCTTCGGCCCGGCGAGAGCGCCGGCTTCGGCGAGGCGGCGGGGCGGCCGGTGCTGCTGCTGCCGGGCCGGCCGGACGCAACCCTCGCCGCCTGGCTCGCGCTGGGTCGGCCGCTGCTGGCTGCCCTCGCCGGTGCCGGTCCGGAGACGACGCCGACGTTACCCCTTACCCGCAAGGTCGCCTCCGTCATCGGCCTCACCGAGGCGGTGTTCCTGCATCGGACGGCGTCCGGCGTCGAACCCCTCGGCGGGGCCGAGATCCCGCTTCACCGCCTGGCCCGGGCCGATGCCGCCCTGCTGGTGCCGCCGGCCCACGAGGGCTATCCCGCCGGGACCGCCGTCGAGGTGCTGCCGCTTTGA
- a CDS encoding molybdopterin biosynthesis protein codes for MTRPLADTFLARLAAAARQEQFLAVVSRDEAMARWREAVPHAPLLPETVPLPEALGRVLAADIASPIDVPPFDRALVDGFAVRSADTDGASEAEPRRLVLNREILACGVAPALTVGPGTATPIATGGVLPRGADAVVMIEATEFEDGPEPGIALSQPAGPGRFVGYAGADMARGETVLRRFTLVTAREIGMLAACGLAEVPVVRRPRVAVLSTGDELLAPGSSLAPAKLYDSNGAIVAASVTENGGLALPGGIVPDDEAALEAALNGALASADLVVLSGGTSKGAGDVSHRILSRLGQPGILVHGVALKPGKPLCLAKAGDVPVVVLPGFPTSAMFTFHEFVVPLIRALAGLPAREEESVEARLPQRLPSELGRTEYVMAALSRGTDGLVALPLAKGSGAVTAFSQADGFFAVPATRAGIEAGETVRVSRIGRAARPPDLMIVGSHCLGLDRLVGRLAGRGVSARTLWVGSAGGLASLRRGECDLAAMHLLDPETGRYNAPYLTAGLALAPGWRRLQGVVFRAGDPRFEGVSAKDAVSRLLADDAAVMVNRNTGAGTRALIEGLLNGARPAGYWNQPRSHNAVAAAVAQGRADWGVAISTVAKDYGLGFLPLTEEHYDFAYREARRDEPALAAFLSLLDDEGLAAELAGLGFTRAGA; via the coding sequence TTGACCCGTCCGCTTGCCGATACCTTCCTCGCCCGCCTCGCCGCCGCCGCGCGCCAGGAGCAGTTCCTGGCGGTGGTGAGCCGGGACGAGGCGATGGCGCGCTGGCGCGAGGCCGTGCCGCACGCGCCCCTGCTCCCTGAGACCGTGCCGCTGCCGGAGGCCCTGGGCCGGGTGCTCGCCGCCGACATCGCCTCGCCGATCGACGTGCCGCCCTTCGACCGCGCCCTGGTGGACGGTTTCGCGGTGCGCAGCGCCGACACGGACGGCGCCAGCGAGGCGGAGCCGCGCCGCCTCGTCCTCAACCGCGAGATCCTGGCCTGCGGGGTCGCGCCGGCGCTCACGGTCGGTCCCGGCACCGCGACGCCGATCGCCACCGGCGGCGTGCTGCCCCGCGGCGCCGACGCGGTGGTGATGATCGAGGCGACCGAGTTCGAGGACGGCCCCGAGCCGGGGATCGCCTTGAGCCAGCCGGCCGGCCCTGGCCGGTTCGTCGGCTATGCCGGCGCCGACATGGCGCGGGGCGAGACGGTGCTGCGCCGCTTCACCCTGGTGACCGCCCGCGAGATCGGCATGCTGGCAGCCTGCGGCCTCGCCGAGGTCCCGGTCGTGCGCCGGCCCCGCGTCGCGGTGCTCTCCACCGGGGACGAATTGCTGGCGCCGGGGTCGTCCCTGGCGCCGGCAAAGCTCTACGATTCGAACGGCGCCATCGTGGCGGCGAGCGTGACCGAGAATGGCGGCCTCGCCCTGCCGGGCGGCATCGTGCCGGACGACGAGGCGGCTTTGGAAGCGGCGCTGAACGGTGCCCTTGCGTCGGCCGACCTCGTGGTCCTGTCGGGCGGAACCTCGAAGGGGGCGGGCGACGTCTCCCATCGCATCCTGTCGCGGCTGGGCCAGCCCGGCATCCTGGTCCACGGCGTGGCGTTGAAGCCCGGCAAGCCGCTCTGCCTGGCCAAGGCCGGCGACGTGCCGGTGGTGGTGCTGCCGGGCTTCCCGACCTCCGCGATGTTCACCTTCCACGAATTCGTGGTGCCGCTGATCCGGGCCCTCGCCGGCCTGCCGGCCCGCGAGGAGGAAAGCGTGGAGGCGCGACTGCCGCAGCGCCTGCCCTCGGAGCTCGGCCGGACCGAATACGTGATGGCGGCGCTCTCCCGCGGCACGGATGGGCTGGTGGCGCTGCCGCTCGCCAAGGGCTCGGGGGCGGTCACGGCCTTCTCGCAGGCCGACGGGTTCTTCGCCGTGCCGGCGACCCGGGCGGGGATCGAGGCCGGCGAGACGGTGCGCGTGTCCCGGATCGGCCGGGCGGCACGGCCGCCGGACCTGATGATCGTCGGCAGCCACTGCCTCGGCCTCGACCGCCTGGTCGGGCGTCTCGCCGGCCGCGGCGTGTCGGCCCGCACCCTCTGGGTCGGCTCCGCCGGGGGGCTCGCCTCCTTGCGCCGGGGGGAATGCGACCTCGCGGCGATGCACCTGCTCGACCCCGAGACCGGGCGCTACAATGCGCCCTACCTCACCGCCGGCCTCGCCCTGGCGCCGGGCTGGCGCCGGCTTCAGGGCGTGGTGTTCCGCGCCGGCGATCCCCGCTTCGAGGGCGTCTCGGCGAAAGACGCGGTGAGCCGGCTCCTCGCCGACGACGCGGCCGTGATGGTCAACCGCAATACCGGCGCCGGCACGCGGGCCCTGATCGAGGGGCTTTTGAACGGCGCCCGGCCTGCCGGCTACTGGAACCAGCCGCGCTCGCACAACGCGGTCGCCGCGGCGGTGGCGCAGGGCCGGGCCGATTGGGGCGTGGCGATCTCCACGGTGGCGAAGGATTACGGCCTCGGCTTCCTGCCGCTCACCGAGGAGCATTACGATTTCGCCTACCGGGAGGCGCGCCGCGACGAGCCGGCCCTGGCGGCGTTCCTGAGCCTCCTCGATGATGAAGGTCTCGCCGCCGAGCTCGCCGGCCTCGGCTTCACGCGGGCAGGAGCGTGA
- the zigA gene encoding zinc metallochaperone GTPase ZigA gives MPDARPQKSRLPVTVLSGFLGAGKTTLLNHVLANREGRRVAVIVNDMSEVNIDADLVRAGEAGLSRTDERLVELTNGCICCTLRDDLMREVRRLAEEGRFDALLIESTGISEPLPVASTFSFRDEAGHSLSDVARLDAMVTVVDAVNLLRDYGSHDFLRDRGETAGEEDTRTLVDLLVEQIEFADVVVINKADDVGPEQRDLVRKVVRGLNGDARIVEAGFGRVPLGAILETGLFSEEKAQAHPLWYKELYGAAEHVPETEEYGIGSFVYRARRPFHPAAFDAFTKATWPGLIRAKGHFWLATRPDWVGEWSLAGAAARVTPLGRWWAAVPRSRWPDHPEWRDQLARHWSDVWGDRRQELVFIGTGLDEAAIRHALDDCLVGSERGFVTADRTLPDPFPAWEPGSV, from the coding sequence ATGCCCGACGCTCGCCCGCAAAAGTCCCGCCTGCCCGTCACCGTCCTGTCCGGCTTCCTCGGCGCGGGCAAGACGACCCTTCTCAACCACGTGCTCGCCAACCGCGAAGGGCGCCGGGTCGCCGTCATCGTCAACGACATGAGCGAGGTGAACATCGACGCCGACCTCGTCCGGGCCGGCGAGGCCGGCCTGTCGCGCACCGACGAGCGCCTGGTCGAGCTGACCAATGGCTGCATCTGCTGCACCCTGCGCGACGACCTGATGCGGGAGGTGCGCCGCCTCGCCGAGGAGGGCCGCTTCGACGCGCTCCTGATCGAGAGCACCGGCATCTCCGAGCCGCTGCCCGTCGCCAGCACCTTCTCGTTCCGCGACGAGGCCGGGCATTCCCTGTCGGACGTCGCCCGCCTCGACGCGATGGTGACGGTGGTCGACGCGGTGAACCTGCTGCGCGATTACGGCTCGCACGACTTCCTGCGCGACCGCGGCGAGACCGCGGGCGAGGAGGATACGCGCACCCTGGTCGACCTCCTGGTCGAGCAGATCGAGTTCGCCGACGTGGTGGTGATCAACAAGGCCGACGACGTCGGCCCCGAGCAGCGCGACCTCGTGCGCAAGGTCGTGCGCGGCCTCAACGGCGATGCCCGGATCGTCGAGGCCGGGTTCGGCCGGGTGCCCCTCGGGGCCATCCTGGAGACCGGCCTGTTCAGCGAGGAGAAGGCCCAGGCCCATCCGCTCTGGTACAAGGAATTGTACGGTGCCGCCGAGCACGTGCCCGAGACCGAGGAATACGGCATCGGCTCCTTCGTCTACCGGGCGCGCCGGCCGTTCCACCCGGCGGCCTTCGACGCCTTCACCAAAGCCACCTGGCCGGGCCTGATCCGGGCCAAGGGCCATTTCTGGCTCGCGACCCGGCCGGACTGGGTCGGGGAATGGTCGCTCGCCGGCGCCGCCGCGCGGGTGACGCCGCTCGGGCGCTGGTGGGCCGCGGTGCCGCGCTCGCGCTGGCCCGATCATCCCGAATGGCGCGACCAACTCGCCCGCCACTGGAGCGACGTGTGGGGCGACCGGCGCCAGGAACTCGTCTTCATCGGCACCGGGCTCGACGAGGCGGCGATCCGGCATGCCCTCGATGACTGCCTCGTCGGATCGGAGCGCGGCTTCGTGACGGCGGACCGGACCCTGCCCGATCCGTTCCCGGCCTGGGAGCCGGGCTCGGTCTGA
- the glp gene encoding gephyrin-like molybdotransferase Glp gives MAQLTDDCFAFGGPLLSVDEAAALIGERLPVLAGIETLPLIEADGRIAAADVTAGLDLPPFDNSAVDGYAVRFADLAAGTETVLPVRGRLPAGAAPEGAALARCAMRIFTGAPMPPGADTVFMQEDARREGDAVALPAGLQPGANRRLAGEDVRRGSLVIPAGRRLTPPDLALAAATGHARIAVRRRLRVAVFSTGDELAEPGAPLRPGAIHDSNRVLLVALLRRLGTEVSDLGILRDDPALLPERLRAAASGHDLILTSGGVSTGEEDHVKAAVEAAGRLVFWRLAIKPGRPVAMGLIGDTAFVGLPGNPVAVYVTLLFVVRPLLARLGGARLDAPPSEPARAAFRYAKKAGRREYVRVSLRRGTDGVVEAVKFPRDGAGVLSSLTGSDGLAELPEAMTGVEEGDRVEVFRHPLLW, from the coding sequence ATGGCGCAGCTGACTGACGACTGCTTCGCCTTCGGCGGCCCGCTGCTCTCGGTGGACGAGGCCGCCGCCCTGATCGGCGAGCGGCTGCCGGTGCTCGCCGGGATCGAGACGCTGCCCCTGATCGAGGCCGACGGGCGGATCGCCGCCGCGGACGTGACGGCCGGCCTCGACCTGCCGCCCTTCGACAATTCCGCCGTCGACGGCTACGCCGTGCGCTTCGCCGATCTCGCCGCCGGGACCGAGACCGTGCTGCCGGTGCGCGGCCGCCTGCCCGCTGGCGCCGCGCCGGAGGGCGCGGCGCTCGCACGATGCGCGATGCGGATCTTCACCGGGGCGCCGATGCCGCCGGGGGCCGATACGGTGTTCATGCAGGAGGACGCGCGGCGCGAGGGCGACGCGGTCGCGCTGCCCGCCGGCCTCCAGCCAGGCGCCAACCGGCGGCTCGCCGGCGAGGATGTCCGCCGCGGCAGCCTCGTGATCCCCGCCGGTCGCCGCCTGACCCCGCCCGACCTGGCGCTCGCCGCGGCCACCGGCCACGCTCGGATCGCGGTGCGCCGCCGCCTGCGTGTCGCGGTGTTCTCGACCGGCGACGAGCTGGCCGAGCCGGGCGCTCCGTTGCGGCCCGGCGCGATCCACGATTCGAACCGCGTGCTCCTCGTCGCGCTGCTGCGCCGCCTCGGGACCGAGGTGAGCGATCTCGGCATCCTGCGCGACGATCCCGCCCTCCTGCCCGAGCGCCTGCGCGCGGCCGCGAGCGGCCACGACCTCATCCTCACCTCGGGCGGCGTCTCGACCGGCGAGGAGGACCACGTCAAGGCGGCGGTGGAGGCCGCGGGCCGGCTGGTGTTCTGGCGCCTCGCGATCAAGCCCGGCCGGCCGGTCGCCATGGGGCTCATCGGCGACACCGCCTTCGTGGGACTGCCGGGCAACCCGGTCGCGGTCTACGTCACGCTGCTGTTCGTGGTCCGCCCGCTGCTCGCCCGTCTCGGCGGCGCCAGGCTCGACGCCCCGCCGAGCGAGCCTGCCCGCGCGGCCTTCCGCTACGCCAAGAAGGCGGGGCGGCGGGAATATGTCCGCGTCTCGCTACGGCGGGGCACCGACGGCGTGGTGGAGGCGGTGAAGTTCCCCCGCGACGGCGCCGGCGTGCTGTCCTCGCTCACCGGCAGCGACGGTCTCGCCGAGCTGCCCGAGGCGATGACGGGGGTGGAGGAGGGGGACCGGGTCGAGGTGTTTCGCCATCCGCTGCTGTGGTGA
- a CDS encoding VOC family protein — MIGYVTLGTNDLERAARFYDALAREMGAGRMMESDRFIAWGTPGGAGIGLITPYDGNPASVGNGVMVALAAKDREQVDRLHRLALDLGGGDEGKPGPRGGSYAAYFRDPDGNKLNAFVMAADGA, encoded by the coding sequence ATGATCGGCTACGTGACCCTCGGAACGAACGACCTGGAGCGGGCGGCGCGGTTCTACGACGCCCTGGCCCGGGAGATGGGCGCCGGCCGCATGATGGAGAGCGACCGCTTCATCGCCTGGGGCACGCCCGGCGGCGCCGGCATCGGGCTGATCACGCCCTATGACGGCAACCCGGCCAGCGTTGGCAACGGCGTCATGGTGGCGCTCGCCGCGAAGGACCGGGAGCAGGTCGACCGCCTGCATCGCCTGGCGCTCGACCTCGGCGGCGGCGACGAGGGGAAGCCGGGCCCGCGCGGCGGCTCCTACGCGGCGTATTTCCGCGATCCCGACGGCAACAAGCTCAACGCCTTCGTCATGGCGGCGGATGGAGCGTGA
- the mobB gene encoding molybdopterin-guanine dinucleotide biosynthesis protein B, translating to MRVIGLAGWSGAGKTTLLVRLIPAFRARGLRVATVKHAHHAFEVDQPGKDSFRHREAGATEVIVSSSRRNVQIREVEEEARLSALLRRLGPCDLVVIEGFKREAHPKLEVYRHANGRPPLHPDDSRIVAVASDHPFPEAGRPVVPLDAVEAVADIVLARSEPLAAVLERLESQRVETHGAAD from the coding sequence ATGCGGGTCATCGGGCTTGCCGGCTGGTCGGGTGCGGGCAAGACGACGCTGCTGGTGCGGCTGATCCCGGCCTTCCGCGCCCGGGGCTTGCGGGTGGCGACGGTCAAGCACGCCCACCATGCCTTCGAGGTCGACCAACCCGGCAAGGATTCGTTCCGCCATCGCGAGGCGGGAGCGACCGAGGTGATCGTGTCGTCGAGCCGCCGCAATGTGCAGATCCGCGAGGTCGAGGAGGAGGCGCGCCTCTCCGCCCTGCTGCGGCGGCTCGGGCCGTGCGACCTTGTGGTGATCGAGGGCTTCAAGCGCGAGGCGCATCCGAAGCTCGAGGTCTACCGCCACGCCAATGGCCGCCCTCCGCTCCACCCGGATGATTCCCGCATCGTCGCGGTGGCGAGCGACCATCCCTTCCCGGAGGCCGGCCGGCCGGTCGTGCCCCTCGACGCGGTGGAGGCCGTGGCCGATATCGTGCTGGCGCGGTCCGAGCCTCTCGCCGCGGTGCTGGAGAGGCTTGAATCTCAAAGGGTCGAAACTCATGGCGCAGCTGACTGA
- a CDS encoding 4Fe-4S binding protein: MPLDAAAIGKACGGQLQTGDQLCGRELERVRAAMASGVPVTVSCTLKAPLFREVAEELGAGDRVAFAKIRENAGWAAEAAAAGPKMAALLAASAEPTPAPASVSFESQGVALVYGRDEVAIEAGLRLADHLDVTVLLSRPGEVAPPRSGEIPVLKGTVRAATGHLGAFSLTVDDTALPVPSSRRALAFGPARDGATSTCDIVIDLTGFTPLFPAHDLRSGYLRADPRDPAAVERVLFEASHLVGTFDKIRFIDVHAELCAHSRSRITGCTRCLDVCPTGAIAPAGDHVAIDPYVCAGCGSCASVCPTGAAAYALPPADALLRRLRTLLGAFHKAGGTAPVVLIHDEAHGAPLIDALARYGDGLPADVLPFPVNEVTQIGPETIAAAFAYGASAVRFLVRARPKHDVAALRRNAARFDAVAQALGYGSGAGDPVVSLIETDDPDALGAALGAGARGTPAPVPSGFMPDGDVRSVLRFAVSEMRHAAPQPTDHVPLDAGAPFGGLDFRAQACTLCHACVGACPTGALADDPDHPRLTFAESACVQCGLCAATCPEDAIGLIPQLDFAAWTAPRRVLKEEEPFDCVTCGKPFGTRSTVERVIGRLRDRHWMFAGQAGEQRIKALMMCDTCRVSHVLTEGFDPHAAQENRPRTSEDYIRARDA; encoded by the coding sequence ATGCCCCTCGATGCGGCGGCGATCGGCAAGGCCTGCGGCGGACAATTGCAGACGGGCGACCAGCTCTGCGGCCGCGAGCTGGAGCGGGTGAGGGCCGCGATGGCCTCAGGAGTGCCGGTCACCGTGTCCTGCACCCTTAAGGCACCGCTCTTCCGCGAGGTGGCCGAGGAGCTGGGCGCCGGGGACCGCGTCGCCTTCGCCAAGATCCGCGAGAATGCCGGCTGGGCGGCGGAGGCTGCTGCCGCGGGGCCGAAGATGGCGGCTCTGCTCGCCGCGTCCGCCGAACCGACGCCGGCCCCGGCGAGCGTGAGCTTCGAGAGCCAGGGCGTGGCGCTGGTCTATGGACGCGACGAGGTCGCGATCGAGGCCGGCCTGCGGCTCGCCGACCATCTCGACGTCACGGTGCTGCTCTCCCGCCCCGGCGAGGTGGCGCCGCCGCGCTCCGGCGAGATCCCGGTGCTGAAGGGCACCGTGCGGGCGGCGACCGGCCATCTCGGCGCCTTCTCCCTGACGGTCGACGACACCGCCCTGCCGGTGCCCTCGTCGCGGCGGGCGCTCGCGTTCGGGCCGGCCCGGGACGGGGCGACCTCGACCTGCGACATCGTGATCGACCTCACCGGCTTCACGCCGCTCTTCCCGGCCCACGACCTGCGCAGCGGCTACCTGCGGGCCGATCCCCGTGACCCCGCGGCCGTCGAGCGGGTGCTGTTCGAGGCGTCCCACCTCGTCGGCACCTTCGACAAGATCCGCTTCATCGACGTCCACGCCGAACTCTGCGCCCATTCGCGCTCGCGCATCACCGGCTGCACCCGCTGCCTCGACGTCTGCCCGACGGGGGCCATCGCGCCCGCCGGCGACCACGTCGCCATCGACCCATATGTCTGTGCCGGCTGCGGCTCCTGCGCCTCCGTCTGCCCGACCGGCGCCGCGGCCTACGCCCTCCCGCCCGCCGACGCGCTGCTGCGGCGCCTGCGCACCCTGCTCGGTGCCTTCCACAAGGCGGGCGGCACCGCCCCGGTGGTGCTGATCCACGACGAGGCGCATGGCGCCCCCCTGATCGACGCGCTCGCCCGGTACGGCGACGGGCTGCCGGCCGACGTGCTGCCGTTCCCCGTCAACGAGGTGACGCAGATCGGTCCCGAGACGATCGCCGCGGCCTTCGCCTACGGCGCAAGCGCGGTGCGGTTCCTCGTCCGGGCCAGGCCGAAGCACGACGTCGCCGCCCTCCGGCGCAACGCCGCCCGGTTCGACGCGGTGGCGCAGGCCCTCGGCTACGGGTCGGGCGCGGGCGATCCGGTGGTCTCGCTGATCGAGACCGACGATCCCGATGCCTTGGGCGCCGCCCTCGGCGCCGGCGCCCGCGGCACGCCCGCCCCGGTGCCGTCGGGTTTCATGCCGGACGGCGACGTGCGCAGCGTCCTGCGCTTCGCGGTCTCGGAGATGCGCCACGCCGCGCCACAGCCCACCGACCATGTGCCGCTCGATGCCGGCGCGCCGTTCGGCGGCCTCGATTTCAGGGCGCAAGCCTGCACCCTCTGCCACGCCTGCGTCGGCGCCTGCCCGACCGGGGCGCTGGCCGACGATCCCGACCACCCGCGCCTGACCTTCGCCGAGAGCGCCTGCGTGCAATGCGGCCTCTGCGCCGCGACCTGCCCGGAGGACGCGATCGGCCTGATCCCGCAGCTCGACTTCGCCGCCTGGACGGCCCCGCGCCGGGTCCTCAAGGAGGAGGAGCCGTTCGACTGCGTCACGTGCGGCAAGCCCTTCGGCACCCGCAGCACCGTCGAGCGGGTGATCGGCCGGTTGCGCGACCGGCACTGGATGTTCGCGGGCCAGGCGGGCGAGCAGCGGATCAAGGCCCTGATGATGTGCGACACCTGCCGGGTCTCGCACGTCCTCACCGAGGGGTTCGACCCGCATGCCGCACAGGAGAACCGGCCGCGGACCTCGGAGGATTACATCCGGGCGCGGGACGCCTGA